A window from Salvelinus sp. IW2-2015 linkage group LG5, ASM291031v2, whole genome shotgun sequence encodes these proteins:
- the LOC111963739 gene encoding myozenin-2, with amino-acid sequence MQDPDCDLAKQRKQLVQELCMEKQGEHFDLGKKISVPRDVMMEELNLRSNRGSRMYQERQKRVERFTLENVAPDTHRVVPLDPQQPDHSSTHNQGALQGGKNNYHTEVYIGQPGRNSLVRSLKNTIASKGNPSVLAPGYNGPLKEVPHERFNVTVIPKSYCSPWQVQDQNGNSDKLLSAISAHLPELPQKLTPNNYRCFNRAPMPFGGTAGSVRMFPLPGFELLQAHTEPSRTWESICDRPNFNRTPRGWAAHYTAETETSDL; translated from the exons ATGCAGGACCCagactgtgacctggccaagcaGAGGAAACAGTTGGTCCAGGAACTGTGCATGGAAAAACAAGGAG AGCACTTTGACCTGGGAAAGAAGATCAGCGTTCCTCGGGATGTGATGATGGAAGAGCTTAACCTGCGGTCTAACAGAGGTTCCAGAATGTaccaggagagacagaagagggtgGAGAGGTTCACCTTGGAGAACGTAGCACCAGACACTCACAGGGTGGTGCCCCTCGACCCCCAGCAGCCAGACCATAGCAGTACACACAACCAGGGAGCCTTACAAGGGGGGAAGAATAATTACCACACAGAGGTCTATATTGGACAACCAGGAAGAAACAGCCTAGTGAGATCCCTGAAGAACACAATAGCCAGTAAGGgaaaccccagtgtcctggcccCAG GTTACAATGGGCCTCTGAAAGAAGTTCCTCATGAGAGGTTCAACGTCACTGTGATTCCCAAGTCCTACTGCTCCCCATGGCAGGTTCAGGACCAGAACGGTAACAGTGACAAGCTGCTATCTGCCATCTCTGCCCATCTCCCTGAGCTGCCACAGAAGCTCACCCCAAACAACTACAGGTGCTTCAACAG GGCCCCGATGCCATTTGGGGGGACAGCAGGTAGTGTGAGGATGTTCCCCCTGCCTGGGTTTGAGCTCCTGCAGGCCCATACTGAACCGAGTCGAACCTGGGAGAGCATATGTGACCGGCCCAACTTCAACCGCACCCCAAGGGGCTGGGCTGCCCACTACACTGCTGAAACGGAGACTTCAGACCTCTGA
- the LOC111963682 gene encoding ADP-ribosylation factor-like protein 3 yields MGEVQKGFFSVLQKLKGTTEQELRIVLLGLDNAGKTTLLKQLSSEDVNTITPTQGFNIKSLTSHGMKLNVWDIGGQRKIRPFWKKYLENTDLLIYVIDSTDKKRFEETGLELSELIDEENLKGVPVLIFANKQDLATASPASEIAEGLNLHTYRDRAWQIQACSAVSGEGVQDGMNWISNNIVNKKRDD; encoded by the exons ATGGGAGAAGTTCAAAAG GGGTTCTTTTCGGTGCTACAGAAATTAAAAGGAACCACAGAACAGGAACTTCGGATAGTCCTCCTGGGTCTAGACAACGCTGGCAAAACAACGCTGCTAAAACAGCTATCATCCGAGGATGTCAACACCATTACTCCCACACAG GGCTTCAACATTAAGAGTCTCACGTCTCACGGAATGAAACTGAACGTGTGGGACATCGGAGGACAGAGGAAGATCCGGCCCTTCTGGAAGAAATATCTGGAAAACACAGATTTGTTG ATATATGTCATAGACAGTACAGACAAGAAGCGGTTTGAAGAAACAGGACTG GAGCTATCAGAGCTGATTGATGAGGAGAACCTGAAGGGGGTTCCGGTGCTCATCTTTGCTAACAAGCAGGACTTGGCCACGGCCTCGCCCGCCAGCGAGATCGCAGAGGGCCTGAACCTGCACACATACCGCGACCGGGCGTGGCAGATCCAGGCCTGCTCAGCTGTCTCTGGAGAGGGTGTACAG GACGGCATGAACTGGATTTccaacaacattgtaaataagaagagaGATGACTAA